Proteins co-encoded in one Streptomyces sp. NBC_01283 genomic window:
- a CDS encoding tetratricopeptide repeat protein: MHGKAFAPEYQGELGASLGVNSSYEEVLTAADRALSQADTALERARAALALAEANRRLGQVDEAGSAWRQSYRSARVAGDAGAMAWALWSGGTLARQCGQLRLARRLLTWGVELASDSGERLAHGYALAGLAETGRIQGDYAAVAALHEQLLEQGRAHGEARHMVWAMSGIAQMRRNTGDYAEALELFEECVRISAHAQDARGRAWSLRGVADVLSLRGETEKALDLLSEAEVICRAMDLASALAYNHKMRGNVLYRHGSYAAAREMYAVALEEFDAMREPRGVALSRLGLVKSRARLGRDRSETLAELAELEGDFARIGLRQAREAAIEFRNETVAEFSMT; this comes from the coding sequence ATGCACGGCAAGGCATTCGCGCCCGAATATCAGGGCGAGTTGGGCGCGTCACTCGGGGTGAACTCCTCCTACGAGGAGGTGCTGACGGCGGCGGACCGCGCCCTCTCCCAGGCGGACACCGCACTGGAGAGGGCGCGCGCAGCCCTCGCCCTGGCCGAGGCCAACCGGCGCCTCGGCCAGGTGGACGAGGCGGGCTCCGCCTGGCGGCAGAGCTACCGCAGCGCACGCGTCGCGGGGGACGCGGGCGCCATGGCCTGGGCCCTGTGGAGCGGCGGCACGCTCGCCCGCCAGTGCGGCCAGCTGCGGCTCGCCCGACGGCTGCTGACCTGGGGCGTCGAGCTTGCCTCCGACAGCGGCGAGCGGCTCGCGCACGGTTACGCGCTCGCCGGGCTCGCCGAGACGGGGCGCATCCAGGGGGACTACGCGGCGGTGGCCGCCCTCCACGAGCAGCTCCTGGAGCAGGGCCGGGCACACGGCGAGGCACGGCACATGGTGTGGGCGATGTCCGGCATCGCCCAGATGCGGCGCAACACCGGCGACTACGCCGAGGCGTTAGAGCTGTTCGAGGAGTGCGTCAGGATCTCGGCCCACGCCCAGGACGCGCGGGGGCGCGCCTGGTCGCTGCGCGGAGTCGCCGATGTCCTGTCACTGCGGGGCGAGACGGAGAAGGCCCTCGACCTGCTCTCCGAGGCGGAGGTCATCTGCCGCGCCATGGATCTGGCGAGCGCGCTCGCGTACAACCACAAGATGCGCGGCAATGTCCTGTACCGGCACGGGAGTTACGCCGCCGCCCGCGAGATGTACGCCGTCGCCCTGGAGGAGTTCGACGCCATGCGGGAGCCGCGCGGGGTGGCCCTGTCCCGGCTCGGCCTGGTCAAGTCGCGCGCCCGGCTCGGCCGCGACCGGAGCGAGACACTCGCCGAACTCGCCGAGCTCGAAGGGGACTTCGCGCGTATCGGGCTGCGGCAGGCGCGGGAGGCGGCGATCGAATTCCGGAACGAGACGGTCGCGGAGTTCAGCATGACGTGA
- a CDS encoding PPOX class F420-dependent oxidoreductase, with protein sequence MDEVAKPGLGAGKYLLVSSYRKNGTAVPTPVWVVEDGDALGIWTVTDSWKVKRIRNRADVLIGPCDLRGNPTGEQVPATAEICDPEVTAHYRTLIVRKYGLIGRLTLLGSKLRRGTSGTIGIRITPTE encoded by the coding sequence GTGGACGAGGTGGCGAAGCCCGGGCTCGGCGCCGGGAAGTACCTGCTGGTCAGCAGCTACCGCAAGAACGGCACCGCGGTGCCGACCCCCGTCTGGGTCGTCGAGGACGGCGACGCGCTGGGCATCTGGACGGTCACGGACTCCTGGAAGGTCAAGCGGATCCGCAATCGCGCCGATGTCCTGATCGGCCCCTGCGACCTGCGGGGCAACCCCACCGGCGAACAGGTCCCCGCCACCGCGGAGATCTGTGATCCCGAGGTGACGGCGCATTACCGCACCCTCATCGTGCGCAAGTACGGCCTGATCGGCCGCCTCACCCTGCTCGGCAGCAAGCTCCGGCGCGGCACCAGCGGGACGATCGGGATCCGCATCACGCCGACGGAGTGA
- a CDS encoding helix-turn-helix domain-containing protein, producing the protein MTEKGSGGAPLNEPATIGRRVLRLRTELGLTQRQLAEPAYTPAYVSTLESGKVRPSEAALRHLAQRLGVTPEELATGRPARLAAELRLRLTDARRALATGSPEDAAALFRALRAEAVEHALPGEEAAALLGLGDCLLESGDLDDAHTCFASVERLLADEPLPRRVPAIRGRANAHRLMGELRYACHLLETALDQLNAAGLHDPDALLLLYSASIAPYMDMGAHERAAHAAELALALAPRVDDPALLAGMHRGVARTLIAQGRIAEADASLARAQDLYQQLHIRTELAHCHWMRGYVHAQDGDLERAESELRTAHAMLTAKRAALYAEQVEVELADVLRRRGDTREAEALLRPLLAAGTESTEVPALRAGRSAVHMGAAHRLLGLIAEECADTEAAEEHYRAALPLLERAGAAGDVADLCCLLGDLLRRTGRTEAALDTYRTGLAHRATPGTTTLGPAPAPPPM; encoded by the coding sequence ATGACGGAGAAGGGATCCGGCGGCGCACCGCTGAACGAGCCCGCGACGATCGGGCGCCGCGTCCTGCGGCTGCGTACGGAACTCGGGCTCACCCAGAGGCAGTTGGCCGAGCCCGCGTACACGCCCGCCTACGTCTCCACGCTGGAGTCGGGCAAGGTGCGGCCGTCCGAGGCCGCCCTCCGGCACCTGGCCCAGCGGCTCGGCGTCACCCCGGAGGAGCTCGCGACGGGACGCCCGGCCCGCCTCGCCGCCGAGCTGCGCCTGCGCCTCACCGACGCGCGGCGCGCCCTGGCCACCGGATCCCCCGAGGACGCCGCCGCCCTCTTCCGCGCGCTGCGCGCCGAAGCCGTCGAGCACGCCCTGCCGGGGGAGGAGGCAGCCGCGCTCCTCGGTCTCGGTGACTGCCTCCTCGAATCCGGCGACCTCGACGACGCGCACACGTGCTTCGCCTCGGTGGAGCGACTGCTCGCCGACGAGCCGCTCCCGCGCCGCGTCCCCGCCATCCGGGGTCGCGCCAACGCGCACCGCCTCATGGGCGAACTCCGTTATGCCTGCCATCTGTTGGAGACCGCGCTCGACCAGCTCAACGCCGCGGGCCTGCACGACCCCGACGCGCTGCTCCTCCTCTACTCGGCATCCATCGCCCCGTACATGGACATGGGCGCACACGAGCGCGCCGCACACGCCGCCGAACTGGCTCTCGCGCTGGCGCCGCGCGTGGACGATCCCGCCCTGCTCGCCGGGATGCACCGCGGGGTCGCCCGTACGCTCATCGCCCAGGGCCGGATCGCCGAGGCCGACGCGTCGCTGGCCAGGGCCCAGGATCTCTACCAGCAGCTGCACATCCGCACCGAACTCGCCCACTGCCACTGGATGCGGGGCTATGTGCACGCCCAGGACGGCGACCTGGAACGCGCCGAGAGCGAACTGCGCACCGCGCACGCCATGCTCACCGCCAAGCGGGCCGCGCTCTACGCCGAGCAGGTCGAGGTGGAACTCGCGGACGTCCTGCGCAGGCGCGGCGACACCAGGGAGGCCGAGGCGCTGCTGAGACCGCTGCTGGCCGCGGGCACGGAGTCCACGGAGGTCCCGGCGCTGCGGGCCGGGCGCAGTGCGGTGCACATGGGCGCCGCGCACCGGCTGCTCGGCCTCATCGCGGAGGAGTGCGCTGACACGGAGGCCGCCGAGGAGCACTACCGCGCCGCCCTGCCGCTGCTCGAACGCGCGGGCGCGGCCGGGGACGTGGCCGACCTGTGCTGCCTCCTCGGTGATCTGCTCCGGCGCACGGGACGGACGGAAGCCGCCCTGGACACCTACCGCACCGGCCTCGCCCACCGGGCCACCCCGGGCACGACGACGCTGGGACCCGCGCCCGCGCCACCGCCGATGTGA
- a CDS encoding M64 family metallopeptidase produces MRRHASRISGISRKRLAAATGVALAAALAVTAPVAAGQGQDGAAQAAQGADSVKVEYFTGPDGHPRHTEVPASTSLNRKERATIKDDGDVLPIVEAGASDTKVDVVFIGDGYTAAQQEDFHADVRTKWKEMAAVEPYAQYQDLFNVWAVDAHSQDSGVSGDPTSDVHKNTALDSAFFCDGTERLLCVDTNKVEAYASKAADPDLVIVLSNSTKYGGAGYNDITSPSGYDGIGTASSDHPDSDQVAVHETGHSFGKLADEYWYDESTYTGPEPGESNLSKLSADEMAAQKVKWHRWLGQESPDGGSVGAYEGGGYHGHGLNRPTEDSIMRTLGREFNLPGREAMIAGFHQHAPVLTSATPTDRKVRGTERIHVKASSHARLRWYVDGREARKARDAAGVTLKSLRVPADGRVHTVTARATDPNKAVRAPELRKLMTRSLSWQATR; encoded by the coding sequence ATGCGTAGACACGCTTCCCGTATATCCGGCATATCCCGCAAGCGGCTCGCCGCGGCCACCGGTGTCGCTCTGGCCGCGGCGCTCGCCGTCACCGCGCCGGTCGCCGCGGGCCAGGGCCAGGACGGCGCCGCGCAAGCCGCCCAAGGTGCCGACAGCGTCAAGGTCGAGTACTTCACCGGACCCGACGGCCACCCCCGCCACACCGAAGTCCCCGCCTCCACCTCGCTCAACAGGAAGGAGCGGGCCACGATCAAGGACGACGGCGACGTCCTGCCGATCGTGGAGGCCGGAGCGAGCGACACCAAGGTCGACGTCGTCTTCATCGGCGACGGCTACACCGCCGCCCAGCAGGAGGACTTCCACGCCGACGTGCGCACCAAGTGGAAGGAGATGGCCGCCGTCGAGCCGTACGCCCAGTACCAGGACCTGTTCAACGTCTGGGCCGTCGACGCCCACTCGCAGGACTCCGGCGTCTCGGGCGACCCGACGAGCGACGTGCACAAGAACACCGCCCTGGACTCGGCCTTCTTCTGCGACGGCACCGAGCGGCTGCTGTGCGTCGACACCAACAAGGTCGAGGCGTACGCGAGCAAGGCCGCCGACCCCGATCTCGTCATCGTGCTCAGCAACTCCACCAAGTACGGCGGCGCGGGCTACAACGACATCACCTCGCCGTCCGGGTACGACGGCATAGGCACCGCCTCCTCCGACCACCCCGACTCGGATCAGGTCGCCGTGCACGAGACCGGCCACTCGTTCGGCAAGCTCGCCGACGAGTACTGGTACGACGAGAGCACCTACACCGGCCCCGAGCCCGGCGAGTCCAACCTCAGCAAACTCAGCGCCGACGAGATGGCAGCCCAGAAGGTGAAGTGGCACCGGTGGCTCGGCCAGGAATCTCCTGACGGCGGCTCGGTCGGCGCGTACGAGGGGGGTGGCTATCACGGGCACGGTCTCAACCGCCCCACCGAGGACTCGATCATGCGCACCCTGGGCCGTGAGTTCAATCTGCCCGGACGCGAGGCGATGATCGCGGGCTTCCACCAGCACGCGCCCGTCCTGACCTCCGCCACTCCCACGGACCGGAAGGTGCGCGGCACCGAGCGGATCCACGTCAAGGCGTCCTCCCACGCCCGACTGCGCTGGTACGTCGACGGCCGCGAGGCACGGAAGGCCCGGGACGCGGCCGGCGTGACCCTCAAGTCCCTCCGGGTACCGGCCGACGGCCGCGTGCACACGGTCACGGCACGCGCCACCGACCCGAACAAGGCGGTCCGCGCCCCGGAGCTGCGCAAGCTGATGACCCGTTCGCTCAGCTGGCAGGCCACGCGCTGA
- a CDS encoding GNAT family N-acetyltransferase, translating into MTTHAQQQPREAVAPAPEWALRTAEPADVEPIAELRATVMRPDLERLGRFDEDRVRQRFRNSFSPLHTSVIVADGALAGCVALRPAEDCQWLEHFYLDPALQGRGLGSAVLRALLDRTDAAGDPVRLNVLQGSAARRLYERHGFSVEDAEDAEDAEDADPVDVFMVRQPG; encoded by the coding sequence ATGACCACGCATGCACAGCAGCAGCCACGGGAGGCGGTGGCCCCCGCCCCCGAGTGGGCGCTGCGGACCGCGGAGCCCGCCGACGTCGAGCCCATAGCCGAGCTGCGCGCTACCGTGATGCGCCCGGATCTGGAGCGGCTCGGCCGGTTCGACGAGGACCGGGTCCGCCAGAGGTTCCGGAACTCCTTCTCTCCCCTGCACACCTCGGTCATCGTCGCCGACGGCGCCCTCGCGGGCTGCGTCGCCCTGCGACCGGCCGAGGACTGCCAGTGGCTCGAACACTTCTACCTCGACCCCGCCCTCCAGGGCCGGGGCCTGGGTTCGGCCGTGCTGCGCGCGCTGCTAGACCGGACCGACGCCGCCGGCGACCCGGTCCGCCTGAACGTCCTGCAGGGCAGTGCGGCCCGACGTCTCTACGAACGCCACGGTTTCAGCGTCGAGGACGCCGAGGACGCCGAGGACGCCGAGGACGCGGACCCGGTCGACGTGTTCATGGTCCGGCAGCCGGGCTGA
- a CDS encoding MFS transporter — MPLQILPPAGAPRVLAAAQLSNSLGDGAYYVTSALYFTRVIGLSPTQIGLALTVAWAIGSVTGVPLGALADRKGPRGTAVLLALATGASVASFLFIRSFVAFLLAACLYAVAQCGLAAARQALLAGLVTPAERTGALAHLQSTLNAGLAVGAAIGGIALNYDTHEAYLAVFALDAASFLLCALVLLRLPAVPRSAARGKGEPRLAVLRDRPYAVITALNAVLLLRMPLLSLAIPLWVVDRTDAPSWLVSALFVLNTLAVMAFQVRMARDVDGPRTATRAVRRSGLVMLASCAVFALSAAGLPVWTTVAVLVAGAVLQVIAEMQQSAGSWQISFDLAPAHQVGQYQGFFGTGVPVARTLGPLLLTSLLVVWGVPGWLLLGGIFLGASLAMGPAVRWAERAGSVADAGQRIESPRPLASEG, encoded by the coding sequence GTGCCGCTTCAGATCCTGCCGCCGGCCGGAGCACCACGCGTGCTCGCCGCCGCCCAGCTGAGCAACTCGCTCGGCGACGGCGCCTACTACGTGACCTCTGCCCTGTACTTCACCCGCGTCATCGGCCTCTCCCCCACACAGATCGGGCTCGCGCTCACGGTCGCGTGGGCCATCGGCTCCGTGACAGGCGTTCCGCTGGGCGCCCTCGCCGACCGGAAGGGACCGCGCGGCACAGCGGTGCTGCTCGCCCTGGCCACCGGCGCGTCGGTCGCCTCCTTCTTGTTCATCCGCTCCTTCGTCGCGTTCCTCCTCGCGGCCTGCCTGTACGCCGTCGCCCAGTGCGGGCTCGCCGCCGCCCGGCAGGCACTGCTCGCGGGCCTGGTGACCCCGGCGGAACGCACGGGCGCCCTGGCCCACCTCCAGTCCACGCTCAACGCAGGTCTCGCCGTCGGTGCGGCCATCGGCGGCATAGCCCTGAATTACGACACGCACGAGGCCTACCTGGCGGTCTTCGCGCTGGACGCGGCCAGCTTCCTGCTCTGCGCGCTGGTGCTGCTCCGGCTGCCCGCGGTACCGAGGTCCGCGGCGCGCGGGAAGGGTGAGCCCCGCCTGGCCGTGCTCCGCGACCGGCCGTACGCCGTCATCACCGCGCTCAACGCGGTCCTGCTGCTGCGGATGCCGCTGCTGAGCCTGGCGATTCCGCTGTGGGTGGTGGATCGGACGGACGCGCCGAGCTGGCTCGTATCGGCGCTCTTCGTCCTCAACACCCTTGCGGTGATGGCTTTCCAGGTCCGCATGGCCCGTGACGTCGACGGACCGCGCACGGCCACGCGTGCGGTGCGCCGTTCCGGGCTCGTCATGCTCGCTTCGTGCGCGGTCTTCGCCCTTTCGGCCGCGGGGCTTCCGGTGTGGACGACAGTGGCCGTCCTGGTGGCGGGGGCGGTGCTCCAGGTCATCGCGGAGATGCAGCAGTCCGCCGGTTCCTGGCAGATCAGCTTCGACCTGGCGCCCGCGCACCAAGTGGGCCAGTACCAGGGCTTCTTCGGCACCGGGGTCCCCGTCGCCCGTACGCTCGGCCCGCTCCTGCTCACTTCGCTGCTCGTGGTCTGGGGCGTGCCGGGCTGGCTGCTCCTCGGCGGGATCTTCCTCGGGGCGAGCCTCGCGATGGGCCCCGCGGTGCGGTGGGCGGAGCGCGCGGGGTCGGTCGCGGATGCGGGACAACGGATCGAGTCACCCCGCCCGCTGGCCAGTGAGGGATGA
- a CDS encoding aminoglycoside phosphotransferase family protein produces MGSLYMGDVVEIDEALVRSLLHEQHPDLAGLDLHGTVRGWDNQLWRLGEDLAVRLPCTDRAPDLLRKEHQWLPALAPRLPLPVPTPLRISEPSTRFPKPWTIAAWVPGEPADRTTISRGDHAADTLTAFLGALHVEAPADAPVNPTRGLPLSNYAHGFVEGLEAAAAFSDIPAAVRDLWEDAVSAPGPAGPPVWLHGDLHPANVVVSGGTLSGVLDFGELCAGDPATDLSAAWILLPAGAASRFLDAYGPVDEATVRRARGWAVLRAIGLIHIGRAGEQGLPGGKRTWGVAGRATLDRVLADC; encoded by the coding sequence ATGGGTTCTCTGTACATGGGCGACGTCGTGGAGATCGATGAGGCACTGGTCCGCTCCCTGCTCCATGAGCAGCATCCGGACCTCGCGGGCCTCGACCTCCACGGGACGGTGCGCGGCTGGGACAACCAGCTGTGGCGCCTGGGCGAAGACCTGGCCGTACGGCTGCCGTGCACGGACCGGGCCCCGGACCTGCTCCGCAAGGAGCACCAGTGGCTCCCTGCCCTGGCCCCACGCCTGCCCCTCCCGGTGCCGACCCCCCTGCGGATCAGTGAACCGTCCACCCGCTTCCCGAAGCCCTGGACCATCGCGGCCTGGGTTCCCGGTGAACCGGCCGACCGCACCACCATCAGCCGCGGCGACCACGCGGCCGACACGCTGACCGCGTTCCTCGGGGCACTCCACGTGGAGGCGCCCGCCGACGCACCGGTCAATCCGACGCGTGGCCTTCCCCTCAGCAATTACGCGCACGGATTCGTCGAGGGTCTTGAGGCCGCCGCAGCCTTCAGTGACATTCCCGCCGCCGTACGGGACCTCTGGGAGGACGCCGTCTCGGCCCCCGGTCCGGCGGGCCCTCCGGTCTGGCTGCACGGTGACCTGCACCCCGCGAACGTCGTCGTCTCCGGCGGAACACTGTCCGGCGTGCTCGACTTCGGTGAACTCTGCGCCGGCGATCCCGCGACCGACCTCTCGGCCGCGTGGATCCTGCTTCCCGCAGGCGCGGCGTCACGGTTCCTCGACGCGTACGGTCCCGTGGACGAGGCGACCGTACGACGCGCTCGCGGCTGGGCCGTGCTCCGCGCCATCGGCCTCATCCACATCGGCCGCGCCGGGGAGCAGGGGCTTCCCGGCGGGAAGCGGACCTGGGGAGTCGCGGGCCGGGCCACGCTCGACCGGGTCCTTGCGGACTGCTGA
- a CDS encoding helix-turn-helix transcriptional regulator: MPNIRHTPRATTGLLPLRAGAEVDAHRHDEHQIVYAGRGVLSVTTDAGSWVAPGTRAIWVPAGTVHEHRAYGDTDLHLVGLPVPDNPLCLTGPAVLEVTPLLRELIIAYTGQAEPHPGSAAERRRLRAVLLDQLRRSTQQPVHVPAARDPRLVAVCAVLRADPADPRTLTQLGAATGVSDRTLTRLCRAELGMSFPQWRTQLRLHHALCLLADDTPVTVVAHRCGWASSSAFIDVFRRAFGHTPGAWRAHN, encoded by the coding sequence GTGCCGAACATCCGCCACACTCCTCGTGCGACCACCGGCCTCCTCCCTCTCCGTGCGGGCGCGGAGGTCGACGCGCACCGCCACGACGAGCACCAGATCGTGTACGCGGGCCGGGGCGTCCTGTCGGTCACCACCGACGCGGGCAGTTGGGTCGCCCCCGGGACGCGGGCCATCTGGGTCCCCGCGGGAACGGTCCACGAGCATCGCGCGTACGGCGACACGGACCTCCACCTGGTGGGCCTGCCGGTGCCGGACAACCCGCTGTGTCTGACCGGGCCTGCCGTCCTCGAAGTCACCCCGCTGCTGCGCGAGTTGATCATCGCTTACACGGGGCAGGCCGAACCGCACCCGGGCAGTGCCGCCGAGCGCCGCCGCCTGCGGGCCGTTCTGCTCGACCAGCTCCGCCGCTCGACCCAGCAGCCCGTCCACGTACCGGCGGCCCGTGACCCCCGGTTGGTCGCGGTGTGCGCCGTCCTGCGTGCCGACCCGGCGGACCCCCGGACCCTGACGCAGCTCGGCGCCGCGACCGGGGTCAGCGACCGCACCCTGACCAGGCTCTGCCGGGCCGAACTCGGCATGAGCTTTCCGCAGTGGCGCACGCAGCTGCGCCTGCACCACGCCTTGTGTCTGCTGGCCGACGACACCCCGGTCACCGTGGTCGCGCACCGCTGCGGCTGGGCGTCGAGCAGCGCCTTCATCGATGTCTTCCGGCGGGCCTTCGGCCACACACCCGGCGCTTGGCGGGCGCACAACTGA
- a CDS encoding GlxA family transcriptional regulator, with product MREPSGGPRPHHVCVLAFDGVRLLDVAAPLEVFATASRYTGGRYTVRVCTPDGQDVRTSTGLRIAADLPAADVSGTDTLVVPGHAELVTFAERPDLVELVAQLADGARRVAAVCTGAFALAAAGLLRGRRATTHWEHAAKLARLYPDITVTADAIYVQDGPVLTSAGVTAGIDVCLALVEQDHGPDIARRVARDLVVFLQRPGGQSQFSAASRAPATSHPVLRPLLDAIAADPAADHRLATLAGRAAVSPRHLTRLFTRQLGSTPAAYVESLRLEAARMLLERGASVTGAAERSGLGSDETLRRAFARHLGTTPSAYAARFRTTRVEVNPAVRAQG from the coding sequence GTGCGCGAACCATCCGGCGGACCCCGCCCCCACCACGTCTGCGTCCTCGCCTTCGACGGCGTGCGCCTCCTCGATGTCGCGGCCCCCTTGGAAGTCTTCGCCACCGCGAGCCGTTACACCGGCGGCCGCTACACCGTGCGGGTCTGCACCCCCGACGGGCAGGACGTCCGGACCTCCACCGGGCTGCGGATCGCGGCGGATCTTCCGGCGGCCGACGTGAGCGGCACCGACACCCTGGTCGTTCCCGGGCACGCCGAGCTCGTCACGTTCGCCGAGCGGCCCGACCTCGTCGAGCTGGTGGCCCAACTGGCCGACGGGGCAAGGCGGGTGGCCGCCGTGTGCACCGGGGCCTTCGCCCTCGCCGCCGCGGGACTCCTGCGCGGCCGCAGGGCGACCACGCACTGGGAGCACGCGGCGAAGCTGGCCCGGCTGTACCCCGACATCACCGTCACGGCGGATGCCATCTACGTCCAGGACGGGCCCGTCCTCACCTCGGCCGGGGTCACCGCGGGCATCGACGTCTGCCTGGCCCTCGTGGAGCAGGACCACGGCCCCGACATCGCACGGCGGGTCGCCCGTGATCTCGTGGTCTTCCTCCAGCGACCCGGCGGGCAGTCGCAGTTCTCCGCGGCATCGCGTGCTCCCGCGACCAGTCATCCGGTGCTGCGCCCGCTCCTCGACGCCATCGCCGCCGACCCGGCCGCCGACCACCGCCTCGCGACCCTGGCCGGGCGGGCCGCCGTGAGCCCCCGACACCTGACCCGTCTCTTCACGCGGCAGCTCGGCAGCACCCCGGCCGCGTACGTGGAGTCACTCAGGCTGGAGGCCGCCCGCATGCTCCTCGAACGCGGGGCGAGCGTCACCGGCGCCGCCGAGCGCAGCGGCCTCGGCAGCGACGAGACCCTGCGCAGGGCCTTCGCCCGCCACCTGGGGACGACGCCGTCCGCGTACGCCGCGCGCTTCCGTACGACACGGGTCGAAGTGAATCCGGCGGTCCGTGCCCAGGGCTAG